In Paenibacillus sp. G2S3, a single window of DNA contains:
- a CDS encoding carbohydrate ABC transporter permease, translating to MQQTRAKDYSIFTILLVLAIAFLSPIFIVLMNSFKGKFYISDTPFLFPNGTTFVGLKNYTSGIAKIDFFSAFGMSLFITVCSVAVIVLFTSMTAWYITRVKSKFTNLMYYAFVFSMIVPFQMVMFTMTKTANVLHLDNPIGIILIYLGFGSGLSVFMFSGFVKSIPLEVEEAVMIDGCNPPQAFFKVVLPILKPIAVTVAILNVMWVWNDFLLPDLLIGTEYKTIPIAIQYLKGGYGSIDMGAMMAMLVLAIVPIIIFYLTCQKYIIEGVVAGAVKG from the coding sequence ATGCAACAGACTAGAGCAAAAGACTATTCCATTTTCACTATTTTGTTGGTCTTGGCCATTGCGTTCTTATCTCCGATCTTTATTGTTCTGATGAACTCCTTCAAAGGGAAGTTCTACATTAGTGATACACCGTTCTTATTTCCTAATGGAACAACTTTTGTTGGTTTGAAGAACTATACCAGCGGTATAGCGAAGATTGATTTCTTCAGTGCTTTCGGAATGTCCTTGTTTATCACGGTGTGTTCGGTTGCTGTAATCGTGTTATTCACTTCCATGACCGCATGGTATATTACTCGGGTGAAATCAAAATTTACGAACTTGATGTATTACGCATTTGTGTTCTCAATGATTGTACCTTTCCAGATGGTGATGTTCACAATGACTAAGACAGCCAATGTGCTGCATCTCGACAATCCGATTGGGATAATCTTGATCTATCTGGGATTTGGTTCAGGGCTATCGGTATTTATGTTTAGTGGATTTGTGAAGTCCATCCCACTGGAGGTTGAAGAGGCGGTTATGATTGATGGATGTAATCCACCGCAAGCCTTCTTCAAAGTGGTATTGCCCATCCTTAAGCCTATAGCTGTAACTGTGGCTATCCTTAATGTAATGTGGGTATGGAACGACTTCCTGTTGCCAGACCTGTTGATCGGTACTGAATATAAAACCATTCCTATTGCGATACAATACCTAAAAGGTGGCTACGGTTCGATTGATATGGGAGCGATGATGGCGATGCTAGTTCTAGCTATTGTACCAATCATCATTTTCTACCTCACCTGCCAAAAATACATTATTGAAGGTGTCGTTGCAGGAGCTGTGAAGGGTTAA
- a CDS encoding spore germination protein produces MGFLNRTITKIFKNPTLGHPNPTKELPKEPLKENLQDNIEHIKTALGNSTDLVVRDFFIGSKQQMKAAIFYTDGLADSKAIQDFILESLVLEIPDLSLEPESDNYSLLRNHMLTVGDIKDATEFHPLLTSLLSGDVILLLDGYIKGFTIGMRGWKDRGVTESATETVIRGPKEAFTESMRTNTALIRRKIKDPNLWLETQQIGRVTQTDVAIMYIKGIVDDGVVQEVHSRLDRIDIDGILESGYIEELIEDETYTPFPTIHHTERPDVIASALLEGKVAILVDGTPEVMMVPTTFVSFMQTAEDYYQRADVSTLVRMLRYFCIFISLLAPSLYVAITTFHQEMLPTTLLISLAAQREGVPLPAFIEALLMELAFEIIREASVRMPQTIAQSVSIVGTLVIGTAAVDAGIVSAAMLIVVAITAISSFVLPAFDLALTVRMLRFPMMFLAASFGLFGIIIGVIAIVLHMCSLRSFGVPYMSPLAPFNLADQKDTFFRMPRWAMFTRPKLINQKNMVRVKSTPPEKPGDLTEE; encoded by the coding sequence ATGGGATTTCTGAACAGAACCATCACTAAAATATTCAAAAACCCTACATTAGGGCACCCCAACCCCACTAAAGAATTACCTAAAGAGCCTCTCAAGGAAAACCTTCAAGATAATATTGAACATATAAAAACAGCACTCGGCAATAGCACAGACCTTGTGGTCAGAGATTTCTTCATTGGCTCCAAGCAACAAATGAAAGCCGCTATTTTTTATACGGATGGACTTGCTGACAGTAAAGCTATTCAGGATTTCATTCTGGAGTCTCTTGTCTTAGAAATTCCAGATTTGAGCTTAGAACCTGAGAGTGACAATTATTCCTTATTAAGAAATCACATGCTTACCGTTGGGGACATCAAAGATGCGACGGAGTTCCATCCTTTGTTAACCTCCCTATTATCAGGAGATGTGATTCTCTTACTAGATGGATACATCAAGGGCTTCACGATTGGTATGCGTGGTTGGAAAGACCGTGGTGTCACGGAAAGTGCTACAGAAACAGTGATCCGTGGTCCCAAGGAAGCTTTCACAGAAAGCATGCGTACCAACACCGCCTTAATCCGGCGGAAAATAAAAGACCCTAATCTGTGGTTAGAAACACAACAAATCGGACGCGTGACCCAAACCGATGTAGCTATTATGTATATCAAAGGAATTGTAGATGACGGGGTGGTGCAAGAAGTACATTCACGTTTAGATCGAATCGACATCGATGGCATCTTGGAGAGTGGTTATATCGAGGAATTAATCGAGGATGAAACCTATACTCCATTTCCAACCATTCATCATACCGAACGACCTGATGTGATCGCTTCTGCTCTACTGGAAGGGAAAGTAGCCATATTAGTAGATGGCACTCCTGAAGTAATGATGGTTCCTACCACGTTCGTTTCCTTTATGCAGACCGCAGAGGATTATTACCAACGTGCGGATGTCAGCACCCTAGTTCGGATGCTCCGTTATTTCTGTATATTCATATCCCTACTAGCCCCATCTTTATATGTAGCTATTACTACCTTCCATCAAGAGATGTTGCCCACAACGCTGCTCATTAGTTTAGCTGCTCAACGGGAAGGCGTGCCGCTTCCAGCATTTATTGAAGCACTTTTAATGGAGCTTGCCTTTGAGATTATAAGAGAAGCTAGTGTAAGAATGCCTCAAACCATAGCCCAATCTGTCTCTATTGTGGGAACTCTAGTGATTGGGACTGCAGCAGTTGATGCCGGTATTGTTTCTGCCGCCATGCTCATTGTTGTCGCAATCACGGCTATTTCCAGCTTTGTTCTACCAGCCTTTGATCTCGCCTTGACGGTCAGAATGCTTCGTTTCCCAATGATGTTTCTAGCTGCTTCCTTTGGATTGTTCGGAATCATTATTGGGGTTATCGCGATAGTGCTTCATATGTGTAGCTTACGCTCCTTTGGAGTTCCTTATATGAGCCCGTTAGCTCCGTTTAATCTTGCTGATCAAAAGGACACCTTTTTCCGAATGCCCCGTTGGGCTATGTTTACCCGCCCTAAGCTAATCAATCAAAAAAATATGGTTAGGGTAAAGAGTACACCACCAGAAAAACCGGGAGATCTAACGGAGGAATAA
- a CDS encoding Ger(x)C family spore germination protein, whose translation MKRRSLLLCLLVLIQIGLTGCWSRQEMNDLAIAVGIGIDKVGDQYQVSAQVVLPSQIAGSKGGSPQSPVNLYKETGNTVYEALRKITTISPRKIYISHLRILVLSEALAKEGINDVLDFMSRDTEARNDYFIVVAKDARAEDTLKILTSLEKIPAVRLFSSLETSEKKWAPTSTVTLGTLITELVSKGKNPVLTGVVINGNVDAGETPKNVETVDSPTELKYSGLAVFKEDKLIGWLNQEESKVYNYLTNKVKSTISFINCPQDKGKKISLDIFEAESKVKGSMNGNNPEISIEQHIETDLGEVQCRDLDLTNPKTITELEQIANVKIDHLFQTTIKKVQQEYKSDIFGFGEVIHRSNPQAWKKLKDNWDQTFVNLPVNVKMNIEIRQLGKVTNSFLEETK comes from the coding sequence ATGAAACGAAGATCACTTCTACTTTGTCTTCTTGTTCTCATACAAATTGGGTTAACTGGTTGCTGGAGTCGACAGGAAATGAATGATCTCGCGATTGCCGTAGGGATCGGCATCGATAAGGTCGGAGATCAATATCAAGTTTCTGCACAAGTGGTTTTACCCAGTCAAATCGCTGGCTCAAAAGGGGGAAGTCCTCAATCACCCGTTAACCTTTACAAAGAGACAGGAAATACTGTATATGAAGCGCTTAGGAAGATCACAACCATTAGTCCACGTAAAATTTACATCTCTCATCTGCGGATCTTAGTCCTTAGCGAGGCTCTGGCTAAAGAGGGAATCAATGACGTTCTTGATTTCATGTCAAGAGATACCGAAGCGCGAAATGATTACTTTATTGTGGTGGCAAAGGATGCCCGGGCAGAAGATACTTTGAAAATATTAACTAGCCTCGAAAAGATTCCTGCTGTGCGATTGTTTTCCAGCCTAGAAACATCGGAGAAAAAATGGGCACCTACATCTACTGTGACATTAGGAACACTGATTACAGAACTTGTGAGTAAGGGTAAGAATCCAGTCTTAACAGGGGTTGTCATCAATGGAAATGTAGATGCAGGAGAAACTCCGAAGAATGTAGAAACCGTAGATTCTCCAACAGAATTGAAATACTCTGGATTGGCCGTATTCAAAGAGGACAAATTGATCGGTTGGCTAAACCAAGAGGAATCAAAAGTGTATAACTACTTAACGAATAAGGTAAAGAGTACGATTTCCTTCATTAATTGTCCCCAAGATAAAGGTAAAAAGATATCTCTTGATATATTTGAGGCCGAATCAAAAGTAAAAGGCAGCATGAATGGCAACAACCCAGAAATCAGTATCGAGCAACATATAGAAACAGATTTAGGAGAGGTTCAATGTAGAGATCTAGACCTCACCAATCCAAAGACCATCACCGAATTAGAACAAATCGCTAACGTGAAAATAGACCATTTATTCCAGACTACGATTAAAAAAGTACAACAAGAATACAAATCCGATATTTTTGGATTTGGCGAGGTCATCCATCGCTCTAACCCACAGGCGTGGAAGAAACTGAAGGATAATTGGGATCAAACCTTTGTTAACTTGCCAGTAAACGTAAAGATGAACATAGAGATTCGCCAGTTAGGGAAAGTAACTAACTCTTTCTTGGAAGAGACGAAGTGA
- a CDS encoding endospore germination permease, translating to MLEKGKISARQLTILVMLLTIGDSILIIPSSTTEYARQNAWISTLIGMVTGLLAVYMYSKFAKSYPNLTLIQVIQKAFGKWIGTIISLTFLMYFLMVSVGSMREIGDFVTSEMLPGTPIPATLILFILIVIMATRLGIEVIGRASELFIPMFIVLFLIQTSAIIPQMEIVRILPILENGIKPVLRGAISITTYTFLETVVFLMILPYVNQQKMITKSFLLGTLLGGIVIFITLTVSILVLGPDLTTRDVYPSYNIARRISVGGFFERVEAMIALQWMLTLFIKVTLYFYAFVLGLSQLLKLKDYRVLSLPTGMILVALAPIIAPNFTYYNAIFDNYWVYYVITFGIFVPFVLLSMGIFRRALSKDLTSRN from the coding sequence ATGTTAGAAAAGGGGAAAATAAGTGCCCGTCAGCTAACCATTCTTGTCATGCTCCTTACTATTGGCGATTCTATCCTTATAATTCCCTCTTCCACTACAGAATACGCCAGACAAAATGCCTGGATTTCCACTTTAATTGGGATGGTAACAGGTTTATTAGCAGTCTATATGTACAGTAAGTTCGCAAAGTCATATCCCAATTTAACACTTATTCAAGTGATTCAAAAGGCTTTTGGAAAATGGATAGGAACTATTATATCCCTTACATTTTTAATGTATTTTCTTATGGTTTCCGTGGGAAGTATGCGAGAAATCGGTGATTTTGTGACCTCAGAAATGTTACCTGGAACCCCTATTCCGGCCACTCTAATCTTGTTTATACTGATTGTGATTATGGCAACACGACTGGGTATTGAGGTTATAGGGCGAGCTAGCGAGCTCTTCATTCCTATGTTCATTGTCTTATTCCTAATCCAGACGAGTGCTATTATTCCCCAGATGGAAATTGTCAGAATACTGCCCATATTGGAAAACGGAATAAAGCCTGTTCTAAGAGGGGCTATCTCCATCACTACTTACACCTTTTTAGAAACAGTTGTCTTTCTCATGATACTTCCTTATGTAAATCAACAAAAAATGATAACAAAGAGTTTCTTACTGGGTACGCTTCTAGGCGGTATTGTAATTTTTATTACGCTCACCGTCTCCATCCTGGTGTTAGGTCCGGATCTGACGACTAGAGATGTCTATCCCAGTTATAACATCGCAAGGCGTATATCAGTTGGCGGATTCTTCGAACGGGTTGAAGCCATGATAGCTCTACAATGGATGTTAACTTTGTTTATAAAAGTAACTTTGTACTTCTATGCTTTCGTTCTGGGGTTGTCCCAATTATTAAAATTAAAAGATTATCGCGTGTTATCCTTACCCACAGGGATGATTTTAGTGGCACTCGCTCCAATCATTGCTCCGAATTTCACTTATTATAACGCTATTTTTGATAATTATTGGGTGTACTATGTTATAACCTTCGGGATTTTTGTACCGTTTGTGTTATTAAGTATGGGCATATTTCGTAGAGCACTCAGCAAAGACTTAACATCTCGGAACTAA
- a CDS encoding aminotransferase class I/II-fold pyridoxal phosphate-dependent enzyme encodes MNGKKLVQEAFNETTYRIVGHGNRDVQVLKEAFEAVEDSTPSDIYGSGKVIEDFQSEMAKLLGKETAVFFPSGTMAQQIALRIWCDEKGLKSVAYHPLCHLEIHEQDGLKELHHIEPVLLADKDRLITLDDVLQLKEDIACLLLELPQREIGGQLPEYKELEAISAHCRAHGIKLHLDGARLLETLPYYGKTAAEICALFDSVYISLYKGIGGIAGAILAGGEEFTKQSKIWKRRHGGDLISLYPYIISSDYYYQQRVNKMQQYYEGAKELAALVNQCHAVTTLPAEPVSNMFHMHFQISRESIEPILSSVYEATGIGLSAAIRPTGEHSSYCEISIGDKYADIPKEEVKGFLLLLDKLMRESSSEQRSK; translated from the coding sequence ATGAACGGAAAAAAATTAGTGCAAGAGGCCTTTAATGAAACAACTTATCGAATCGTAGGACATGGGAATCGAGATGTTCAAGTCTTGAAGGAAGCCTTTGAAGCTGTAGAAGATAGTACACCATCTGATATTTATGGATCGGGAAAGGTGATTGAGGATTTCCAGTCGGAGATGGCGAAGCTTCTGGGAAAAGAAACAGCAGTCTTCTTTCCGAGTGGAACGATGGCACAGCAAATCGCCTTAAGAATATGGTGTGATGAAAAGGGACTTAAAAGCGTCGCCTATCATCCTTTATGTCATTTGGAGATCCATGAGCAGGATGGGTTGAAGGAATTGCATCATATCGAGCCTGTCCTACTTGCGGACAAGGATCGACTAATCACCTTGGATGATGTATTACAATTGAAGGAAGATATTGCTTGTCTGCTGCTTGAATTGCCGCAGCGTGAGATTGGCGGACAGTTACCAGAGTATAAGGAGCTTGAAGCGATTTCCGCACATTGCCGTGCTCACGGAATTAAGCTGCATTTGGATGGCGCAAGATTGCTTGAGACGCTTCCCTATTATGGCAAGACAGCTGCTGAGATCTGCGCCCTCTTTGATAGTGTCTATATCTCACTGTATAAAGGAATCGGTGGGATTGCTGGCGCGATTCTTGCAGGCGGTGAGGAGTTTACGAAGCAATCGAAGATATGGAAACGGCGGCATGGTGGCGACCTAATCAGTCTGTATCCATACATTATTTCCTCTGATTATTACTACCAGCAAAGAGTAAATAAGATGCAGCAGTATTATGAAGGGGCTAAGGAGCTTGCTGCTTTAGTTAATCAATGTCATGCGGTGACTACGTTACCTGCTGAGCCTGTCTCCAACATGTTTCATATGCATTTTCAAATATCTAGGGAGAGCATTGAACCGATCCTATCTTCTGTATATGAGGCAACAGGAATCGGCTTAAGCGCAGCGATAAGACCAACGGGAGAACATAGTTCTTATTGCGAGATCAGTATTGGAGACAAGTACGCAGACATCCCTAAAGAAGAGGTAAAAGGCTTCTTACTGCTGCTCGATAAGCTAATGCGTGAATCATCTTCCGAGCAGCGCTCGAAGTAA
- a CDS encoding endospore germination permease, producing the protein MLEKGKLSIRQLTILVMLLTIGDSILVIPPSTTHYAKQNAWISSLIGMIVGLLAIFLYSKFAKLYPNLSLIQVIQKVFGKWIGTILSLLTLMYFLIVTVGSMREVADFVISEMLPGTPIPAILILFILIVIMATRLGIEVIGRTGEIFTPMVIVLFLILTVAIIPQMEIVRMLPILEDGIKPVLRGSISISAYTFLEPVVFLMFLPYVNQQNKITKALLQGCFLGGIIIFLTVTVSVLVLGPDLTTRDIYPSYNIARRISVGGIFERVEAMIALMWMLTLFIEVTLYFYAFVLGLSQLLNLKEFRVLTLPTGMILIALAPLIAPNYTYYNAVFDNYWVYYIITFGLFLPLVLLSVGMFRSALSKDLKFRN; encoded by the coding sequence ATGCTCGAAAAGGGTAAATTAAGTATTCGTCAACTTACCATTCTTGTTATGCTTCTTACCATTGGGGATTCCATTCTTGTAATCCCCCCTTCCACTACACACTACGCCAAACAAAATGCCTGGATTTCCTCCTTAATTGGAATGATTGTAGGCTTACTAGCCATTTTTTTGTACAGCAAATTCGCAAAGTTATACCCCAACCTATCGCTTATCCAAGTGATTCAGAAGGTTTTTGGGAAATGGATAGGGACTATTCTATCTCTTTTGACCTTAATGTATTTTCTCATCGTTACCGTAGGAAGTATGCGGGAAGTCGCTGATTTCGTGATCTCGGAAATGTTACCCGGAACCCCTATTCCGGCCATTCTAATCTTATTTATACTGATTGTCATTATGGCAACACGACTCGGTATTGAGGTTATCGGACGAACGGGTGAGATCTTTACTCCCATGGTTATAGTCCTATTTCTAATCCTAACGGTCGCCATTATTCCTCAGATGGAAATAGTCAGAATGCTGCCCATATTGGAGGACGGAATAAAGCCAGTGCTAAGAGGGTCCATCTCCATTTCGGCTTACACCTTCTTAGAACCCGTTGTCTTTCTAATGTTCCTCCCTTATGTAAATCAACAAAATAAAATAACAAAAGCCTTACTACAAGGCTGTTTCCTAGGTGGGATTATCATCTTCCTGACAGTCACTGTTTCCGTATTAGTACTAGGTCCGGATTTAACGACCAGAGATATATATCCCAGTTATAACATAGCAAGACGCATATCGGTTGGTGGGATCTTTGAGCGGGTTGAAGCCATGATAGCTCTAATGTGGATGTTAACCTTGTTTATAGAAGTAACATTATACTTCTATGCTTTCGTTCTGGGGTTATCCCAATTATTAAACTTAAAAGAGTTTCGGGTGCTAACTCTGCCTACTGGGATGATCCTAATCGCGCTAGCACCTCTCATTGCTCCGAATTACACCTATTACAACGCGGTGTTTGATAATTATTGGGTTTACTACATTATAACCTTCGGGTTATTTCTACCCTTGGTATTGTTAAGTGTGGGGATGTTTCGAAGCGCACTGAGCAAAGACTTGAAATTTCGGAATTAA
- a CDS encoding sugar ABC transporter permease, translated as MEKSIRKYFALFALPTIIAFGIAFVVPFLLGIYLSFTEFTTVNDATWIGFGNYAKAFSNQEFLNALGFTVKFTVLSVLTINVFAFILAMLLTRKLKGTNVFRTIFFMPNLIGGIVLGYIWQLIFNGILYKFGVTLTSDATYGFWGLIILMNWQLIGYMMIIYVAGIQNVPKDIVEAARIDGASRSKILRNVTIPLVMPSITICLFLTLSNSFKLFDQNLALTAGAPSKQTSMLALDIYNTFYGKTGWEGVGQAKAVVFFALVALIALVQLVITRRKEVEN; from the coding sequence ATGGAAAAATCGATAAGAAAATATTTTGCTCTTTTTGCATTACCGACCATAATAGCCTTTGGGATCGCGTTTGTTGTACCCTTTCTGCTAGGTATATATTTATCCTTTACAGAGTTTACTACAGTCAATGATGCAACATGGATAGGGTTTGGCAATTACGCTAAAGCATTTTCAAATCAAGAATTTCTAAATGCACTAGGCTTTACGGTTAAATTTACAGTTCTATCTGTTCTTACGATTAATGTATTTGCCTTCATACTGGCGATGTTGTTAACTAGAAAGCTAAAAGGGACTAACGTATTTAGAACTATTTTTTTCATGCCTAACTTAATAGGCGGTATCGTATTAGGGTACATCTGGCAGTTGATCTTTAACGGAATCCTGTATAAATTTGGAGTTACTTTGACCTCTGACGCAACTTATGGATTTTGGGGATTAATCATCCTTATGAATTGGCAATTGATAGGTTACATGATGATTATCTATGTTGCAGGTATTCAAAATGTGCCTAAGGATATAGTAGAAGCCGCAAGAATTGATGGAGCTTCACGTTCTAAGATTTTACGTAATGTTACGATCCCACTCGTAATGCCGTCTATTACCATTTGTTTATTCTTAACGTTATCGAATTCATTCAAATTGTTTGACCAGAACTTAGCGTTAACCGCTGGTGCTCCTTCTAAGCAGACCTCGATGTTAGCACTGGATATCTACAATACCTTCTACGGAAAAACAGGATGGGAAGGTGTCGGTCAAGCGAAAGCCGTCGTATTCTTTGCACTGGTTGCCTTAATCGCCTTAGTACAACTTGTCATTACTAGAAGAAAGGAGGTTGAGAACTAA
- a CDS encoding LacI family DNA-binding transcriptional regulator has protein sequence MERLTIIDIAKLCGVGVTTVSRAINNHPDINEETKAMVMKVIKENHYVPNNSARNLKRSDSKTIAVLIKGISNPFFSPMIKVFEKEIQRKKYSFILQRVDENQDEIEVAIELEKEKRLKGIVFLGGLFSHSQEKLQQLTVPFVLSTIGMTEEFDLSNYSSVSVDDFNESYKIVDYLCNLGHEKIAVITAPEDDVSIGKLRYEGYKKALSDHGIVYNERLVRRMKEDIDSYSMENGYAVTKELLDSGEEFTAIFTLSDSMAIGACKAIFEAGKRVPEDYSVAGYDGLDISFYYNPSITTIKQPVVEIAEATIKILFDLINKKVNHAHQIFPAELMARESTRSIL, from the coding sequence ATGGAGAGATTGACTATCATAGATATCGCCAAGTTATGTGGGGTTGGCGTGACTACAGTATCTAGAGCTATAAATAATCATCCGGATATTAATGAAGAAACAAAAGCGATGGTTATGAAAGTCATCAAAGAAAACCATTATGTACCGAATAATAGTGCCAGAAATTTAAAACGGTCCGATTCGAAAACGATTGCAGTATTGATCAAAGGGATATCTAATCCATTTTTTAGCCCGATGATTAAAGTATTTGAAAAAGAGATCCAACGAAAGAAGTACTCCTTTATCCTACAGCGAGTCGATGAGAATCAAGATGAGATCGAAGTGGCGATTGAGCTGGAGAAAGAAAAGCGTCTGAAAGGAATTGTGTTCCTGGGGGGATTATTCTCACACTCTCAAGAAAAATTACAGCAATTAACGGTTCCATTTGTCCTCAGCACGATCGGGATGACGGAAGAGTTTGATCTAAGTAACTATTCTTCTGTATCTGTAGATGACTTTAATGAGAGCTATAAAATTGTAGACTATTTATGTAATCTGGGACATGAGAAAATCGCAGTCATTACCGCGCCAGAGGATGATGTGAGTATCGGTAAGTTGAGATATGAAGGGTATAAGAAGGCTCTTTCTGATCATGGAATAGTTTATAATGAACGGCTAGTACGGCGGATGAAAGAAGATATTGATAGCTATAGTATGGAAAATGGGTATGCGGTTACAAAAGAACTACTGGATTCAGGAGAAGAGTTTACTGCTATTTTCACCTTATCGGATAGTATGGCCATCGGTGCTTGTAAAGCAATATTTGAAGCAGGCAAGCGAGTTCCTGAAGATTACTCTGTAGCTGGTTATGACGGACTGGATATTTCCTTCTATTATAATCCCTCTATCACTACCATCAAACAGCCAGTAGTAGAAATTGCGGAGGCGACGATTAAGATTCTGTTTGATCTCATTAATAAGAAGGTCAATCATGCGCATCAGATTTTCCCCGCAGAATTAATGGCTAGAGAATCTACGAGATCTATATTGTAG
- the udk gene encoding uridine kinase, translating to MLIIGIAGGTGSGKTTVARSVIDRLGTGKVTFISQDNYYKDHSHLSFAERESINYDHPFAFDNELLIEHLKCLREDRAAYAPVYDFTVHARSTTETVELKPNNIVIIEGLHVLSDENLRDMLDIKVFVDADPDVRILRRVLRDIEERGRSIQSIHHQYLSTVKPMHEAFIEPSKKYADLIIPEGGHNEVGIQLLSILTEKHLTNDWTS from the coding sequence ATGCTCATAATTGGTATCGCCGGCGGCACCGGCTCGGGAAAAACAACCGTAGCCCGCTCCGTCATTGACCGTCTTGGAACGGGAAAGGTAACTTTCATATCTCAAGATAACTACTATAAAGATCATTCACACCTCAGCTTCGCTGAACGTGAATCCATCAATTACGATCATCCTTTCGCCTTCGACAACGAGCTGCTTATTGAGCATCTTAAATGTCTGCGAGAAGATAGGGCCGCATATGCACCGGTGTATGACTTCACAGTTCATGCCCGCTCCACTACGGAGACCGTAGAACTGAAACCCAACAATATTGTAATCATCGAGGGACTCCATGTTCTATCCGACGAGAACCTCCGCGATATGCTTGATATCAAAGTCTTTGTTGATGCTGATCCGGATGTACGCATCCTCCGCCGGGTACTCCGTGATATCGAGGAACGTGGTCGGAGCATCCAGTCGATCCATCACCAATATTTGAGCACGGTTAAACCGATGCACGAAGCTTTTATTGAGCCATCCAAAAAATACGCCGATTTGATCATCCCAGAAGGTGGCCATAATGAGGTGGGTATCCAGTTGCTGTCCATATTAACTGAGAAGCATCTGACGAACGACTGGACGTCCTAA